A portion of the Deinococcus peraridilitoris DSM 19664 genome contains these proteins:
- the treS gene encoding maltose alpha-D-glucosyltransferase, protein MATDWYKDAVFYELHVRAFQDGNGDGKGDFRGLITRLDYLKSLGVDCLWLLPFYPSPLKDDGYDIADFYDIHPDYGTLEDFKAFLQEAHARGIRVVADLVVNHISDQHHWFQEGRKGRDNPYHDYFVWSDTGNEYAEARVIFVDTEKSNWTWDPVAERYYWHRFFSQQPDINYDNPAVREEMKNVIRFWLGLGLDGFRVDAVPYLFEREGTNCENLPETHAYLREMRQVVDEEFPGKVLLAEANQWPEDVVQYFGTDEEPEFHMCFNFPVMPRLFMGLRREDSTPIREIMERIPQAPSFGQWAIFLRNHDELTLEMVTDEERDYMYNEYAKDPRMKINVGIRRRLMPLLDNSRRRTELLHALLFSLPGSPILYYGDEIGMGDNVFLGDRNGVRTPMQWSPDRNGGFSRADYNLLYAPVIADPVYGYQTVNVESHERTETSLLKWMRRMMQTRRRYPAFARGDIEFLETGNRKILAFLRTYGEERLLVLCNLSRFVQSAQLDLGKYNGFTPVELIGETPFPPVGELPYFFTFGPHAFYWFRLEKPLDLTPAQTAASQSTGTS, encoded by the coding sequence ATGGCCACCGACTGGTACAAGGACGCAGTTTTCTACGAACTCCACGTGCGTGCATTTCAGGACGGCAACGGAGACGGCAAAGGCGATTTTCGCGGTCTGATCACGCGTCTGGATTACCTCAAAAGCCTGGGCGTGGACTGCCTGTGGCTGCTGCCGTTTTATCCGTCTCCGCTCAAGGACGACGGATACGACATTGCCGACTTTTACGACATTCACCCCGACTACGGTACGCTGGAAGACTTCAAGGCGTTCTTGCAGGAAGCGCACGCGCGCGGAATTCGTGTCGTTGCCGATCTGGTCGTGAACCACATCTCCGATCAGCATCACTGGTTTCAGGAAGGCCGCAAGGGGCGTGACAACCCTTACCACGACTACTTCGTGTGGTCGGATACCGGCAACGAGTACGCGGAGGCGCGCGTCATCTTCGTCGATACCGAGAAGAGCAACTGGACCTGGGACCCGGTCGCCGAGCGCTACTACTGGCACCGCTTCTTCAGCCAGCAGCCTGATATCAACTACGACAATCCCGCCGTGCGCGAGGAAATGAAAAACGTCATCCGCTTCTGGCTGGGCCTGGGCCTCGACGGCTTCCGTGTCGACGCGGTGCCGTACCTGTTCGAGCGTGAGGGGACCAACTGCGAGAACCTGCCGGAAACGCACGCCTATCTGCGCGAAATGCGCCAGGTGGTCGACGAAGAGTTTCCCGGCAAGGTCTTGCTCGCGGAGGCCAACCAGTGGCCGGAAGATGTCGTGCAGTACTTCGGCACCGACGAGGAGCCCGAGTTTCACATGTGCTTCAACTTCCCGGTGATGCCGCGCCTGTTCATGGGCCTGCGCCGCGAGGACAGCACACCCATCCGTGAAATCATGGAGCGCATTCCCCAGGCGCCCAGCTTCGGGCAGTGGGCGATCTTTCTGCGCAACCACGACGAGCTGACGCTGGAAATGGTCACCGACGAAGAGCGCGATTACATGTACAACGAGTACGCCAAGGACCCGCGCATGAAGATCAACGTCGGCATCCGCCGGCGCCTGATGCCGCTGCTCGACAATTCACGTCGCCGCACCGAGCTGCTGCACGCGTTGCTCTTCAGCCTCCCTGGCAGCCCGATCCTGTATTACGGCGATGAGATCGGCATGGGTGACAACGTATTTCTGGGTGACCGCAACGGGGTGCGCACGCCCATGCAGTGGAGTCCCGACCGCAACGGCGGCTTTTCGCGCGCTGATTACAACCTGCTGTACGCGCCCGTGATTGCCGATCCGGTCTACGGCTATCAGACCGTCAACGTCGAGTCCCACGAGCGCACCGAGACCAGCCTGCTCAAGTGGATGCGCCGCATGATGCAGACCCGCCGCCGTTACCCGGCCTTCGCGCGTGGTGACATCGAGTTTCTGGAAACCGGGAATCGCAAGATTCTGGCGTTTTTGCGCACTTACGGTGAGGAGCGTCTGCTGGTTTTGTGCAACCTGTCGCGTTTTGTGCAGTCCGCGCAGCTCGACCTTGGCAAATACAACGGGTTCACGCCCGTTGAACTGATCGGGGAGACCCCTTTCCCACCGGTCGGGGAGCTGCCGTACTTCTTCACCTTTGGGCCACATGCCTTTTACTGGTTCCGGCTGGAAAAACCGCTTGACCTGACTCCAGCGCAGACTGCCGCGAGCCAGAGCACTGGCACGTCCTGA
- a CDS encoding OsmC family protein, which translates to MANIERKANAQWNGDLKSGNGTISSLSGVLSDTPYSFRTRFENQPGTNPEELIAAAHAACFTMAFSNVLQQAGHAPRTLATDATLGMDASGGGFKIATMHLVVRGSAEGLDQQQFQQLAEKAEQGCPVSGALRGNLDITVEAIYEQ; encoded by the coding sequence ATGGCCAACATAGAGCGCAAGGCAAATGCCCAGTGGAACGGTGACCTGAAAAGCGGGAACGGAACGATCAGCAGCCTCAGTGGTGTGCTCAGCGATACGCCGTACAGCTTTCGGACCCGTTTCGAGAACCAGCCCGGCACCAACCCGGAAGAACTGATTGCTGCCGCACATGCAGCCTGCTTCACCATGGCGTTCTCGAACGTGCTGCAGCAGGCCGGGCACGCGCCGCGTACGCTGGCTACCGACGCGACGCTCGGCATGGACGCCTCAGGCGGCGGATTCAAGATCGCCACCATGCACCTGGTGGTTCGCGGCAGCGCCGAGGGCCTCGATCAGCAGCAGTTCCAGCAGCTGGCCGAGAAAGCCGAGCAGGGCTGCCCGGTGTCCGGCGCCCTGCGCGGGAACCTCGACATCACCGTCGAAGCAATCTACGAGCAGTAA
- a CDS encoding alpha/beta hydrolase, with translation MDHWDFGRSLAGYGSVVPGARAQVLLVHGYAEHVGRYTHLIEALVRANFSVYAFDQRGHGRSPGPRALLRLRDLTDDHLAARAWLRQHAPEVPTFAVGHSVGGLVTALSLARDPRGLRGVVLSSPALVVGQEEPAAKRAALRLLSRVAPRTPVSVVAKGILSRDPEIDRAFEADTLCYSGRVQARSAYEMMTGADALWGKLGNWTLPTLVIHGDADRLITIEGSRRFVRNIASQDRELWEAPGGYHELFNDLDSQLALDKVTGWLAARSDSAV, from the coding sequence ATGGATCACTGGGACTTCGGGCGCTCGCTTGCCGGTTACGGGTCGGTCGTGCCTGGCGCACGCGCGCAGGTGCTGCTGGTGCACGGCTACGCCGAGCATGTGGGACGCTACACGCACCTGATCGAAGCACTCGTACGGGCGAACTTCAGTGTCTATGCCTTCGATCAGCGTGGGCACGGCCGCTCGCCTGGACCTCGCGCGCTGTTGCGCCTGCGTGACCTCACCGACGACCATCTGGCGGCCCGTGCGTGGCTGCGTCAACACGCTCCCGAGGTGCCTACCTTCGCGGTGGGGCACAGCGTGGGAGGGCTGGTCACGGCCCTCAGCCTTGCACGTGATCCCAGAGGTCTGCGCGGCGTCGTGCTTTCGTCTCCGGCCCTGGTTGTCGGGCAAGAGGAGCCTGCCGCCAAACGGGCGGCCCTGAGGCTGCTCAGCCGTGTCGCTCCCCGGACGCCGGTCTCGGTCGTGGCGAAAGGCATCCTGTCACGCGACCCGGAGATTGACCGCGCCTTCGAGGCAGACACCCTGTGTTACAGCGGGCGCGTCCAGGCGCGCTCTGCTTATGAAATGATGACCGGCGCGGATGCCCTCTGGGGGAAACTAGGCAACTGGACACTGCCCACGCTGGTCATTCACGGGGACGCCGACCGCCTGATCACGATCGAGGGTTCACGACGCTTCGTGCGCAATATCGCCAGCCAGGACCGGGAGCTGTGGGAAGCGCCGGGCGGGTATCACGAACTCTTCAACGACCTCGACAGCCAGCTGGCCCTGGACAAGGTAACCGGGTGGCTCGCCGCGCGAAGCGACAGCGCGGTGTAA
- a CDS encoding phosphoenolpyruvate carboxykinase, with amino-acid sequence MTTAVERDLSHLGIRGATIHFNLTVPQLYEAALRLGEGRIAQGGPLAVVTTPHTGRSPKDRFVVEDEHTRESVWWGGFNTPISPEVFENLLTKMTRWAGGRELFVQDLFAGTDPQYRLPVRMITEMAYHSLFVRNMFVRPSEEELSSHQAEFTVLNLPSFRADPAVDGTRSETFILVSFSRKMILVGGTKYAGENKKGIFGVLNYLLPEQGVMPMHCSANKGKEGDVALFFGLSGTGKTTLSADPSRVLIGDDEHGWTEHGVFNFEGGCYAKVINLSEKAEPAIFRTTHMFGSVLENVVLDEQGRPDLHDGSLTENTRSAYPIDFIENSDPSGQGGHPKNIIFLTADAYGVLPPIARLTREQMMYQFVSGFTAKIPGTEQGVVEPQPTFSTCFGAPFMPRHPAEYAGLLARKVAESGARVWLVNTGWTGGKYGEGQRMSIQHTRALINAALSGELDRVEFVTEPFFNLAIPTSVPGVPSEVLNPRDTWADQNEYDRTARKLAAMFRENFKRFQDGVSPEVTACMPDHG; translated from the coding sequence ATGACAACAGCTGTTGAACGCGACCTTTCGCACCTGGGCATTCGCGGTGCCACGATCCATTTCAACCTGACCGTTCCACAGTTGTACGAAGCAGCTCTTCGCCTTGGTGAAGGACGCATCGCGCAGGGCGGCCCGTTGGCCGTGGTCACGACTCCCCACACCGGACGCTCCCCCAAGGACCGCTTCGTCGTTGAGGATGAGCACACCAGGGAAAGCGTCTGGTGGGGCGGTTTCAATACGCCTATTTCGCCTGAAGTGTTCGAAAACCTGCTGACCAAGATGACCCGCTGGGCAGGGGGCCGTGAACTCTTCGTGCAGGACCTCTTTGCCGGAACCGACCCGCAGTACCGGCTGCCCGTTCGCATGATCACCGAAATGGCCTACCATTCGCTGTTCGTCCGCAATATGTTCGTGCGACCCAGCGAGGAGGAGCTGTCCTCACACCAGGCCGAATTCACGGTTCTCAACCTGCCCTCCTTCAGGGCTGATCCGGCGGTTGACGGCACGCGCAGCGAAACATTTATCCTGGTCAGCTTTTCGCGCAAGATGATCCTGGTGGGCGGAACCAAATACGCCGGTGAAAACAAGAAAGGCATCTTCGGCGTTCTCAACTACCTGCTGCCCGAGCAGGGTGTGATGCCCATGCACTGCTCGGCCAACAAAGGCAAAGAAGGTGACGTGGCGCTGTTTTTCGGGTTGTCCGGCACCGGAAAGACCACGCTGAGCGCCGACCCCTCGCGCGTGCTGATCGGCGACGACGAGCACGGCTGGACCGAACACGGCGTCTTCAACTTCGAGGGTGGCTGCTACGCCAAGGTCATCAACCTTTCCGAAAAAGCCGAGCCTGCCATCTTCCGCACGACCCACATGTTCGGCAGCGTCCTCGAAAATGTGGTGCTCGATGAGCAGGGACGGCCAGACCTCCACGATGGCAGCTTGACCGAGAACACCCGCAGCGCCTACCCGATCGACTTCATCGAAAACAGCGATCCGTCGGGTCAGGGTGGGCACCCCAAGAACATCATCTTCCTGACAGCCGACGCCTACGGCGTGCTGCCTCCGATCGCTCGCCTCACGCGTGAACAGATGATGTATCAGTTCGTCAGCGGCTTCACGGCCAAGATTCCCGGTACCGAGCAGGGAGTCGTCGAGCCTCAGCCGACCTTCAGCACCTGCTTTGGCGCGCCGTTCATGCCGCGTCATCCTGCTGAGTATGCGGGGCTGCTCGCGCGCAAGGTCGCGGAATCGGGCGCGAGGGTGTGGCTGGTGAACACCGGCTGGACCGGTGGGAAATACGGCGAGGGCCAGCGCATGAGCATCCAGCACACGCGCGCCCTGATCAACGCAGCGCTTTCCGGTGAGCTCGATCGGGTGGAATTCGTCACCGAGCCTTTCTTCAACCTCGCGATTCCCACGAGCGTTCCCGGTGTGCCCAGCGAGGTGCTCAATCCCCGGGACACCTGGGCCGACCAGAATGAGTACGACCGGACGGCGCGCAAACTCGCCGCCATGTTCCGGGAAAACTTCAAACGTTTTCAGGACGGAGTTTCGCCGGAAGTAACCGCCTGCATGCCCGATCACGGCTGA
- the bshB2 gene encoding bacillithiol biosynthesis deacetylase BshB2 → MNASDAKATDTNSTPRPAERHILVVLPHPDDETLAFGGVIALHTAQGTPVTYLCGTLGEAGRNMGRPAFATRETLPEIREAELREACRILGIGDLRLMGLRDKTLEFENQEELAARIAEVVAETRPSLLFTYYPGHGVHPDHEAMSAAAVRAVAALPPEERPVIACVAFGKEEDLRALGEPHEFYDVSPVLDTVMAAVRAHRSQTAASLLRTERQMAEDPAFREKTERERRRRGLWIYTLD, encoded by the coding sequence ATGAACGCGTCAGATGCGAAAGCGACCGACACGAACAGCACGCCGCGACCCGCCGAGCGGCACATTCTGGTGGTGCTGCCCCACCCCGACGACGAAACCCTGGCCTTCGGAGGAGTCATCGCCCTGCACACCGCACAGGGCACGCCCGTGACCTACCTGTGTGGCACCCTTGGTGAAGCCGGACGCAACATGGGCCGCCCGGCCTTCGCGACGCGTGAGACGCTGCCCGAGATCCGCGAGGCTGAGCTGCGTGAAGCCTGCCGGATTCTCGGCATTGGTGACCTGCGCCTGATGGGCCTGCGCGACAAGACCCTGGAATTCGAAAATCAGGAAGAGCTGGCCGCGCGCATTGCGGAAGTGGTTGCCGAGACCCGGCCCTCATTGCTGTTTACTTATTACCCAGGTCACGGCGTGCACCCCGACCACGAAGCGATGTCGGCTGCCGCCGTGCGGGCGGTGGCCGCCCTGCCGCCCGAAGAGCGGCCGGTCATCGCCTGCGTGGCTTTTGGCAAGGAAGAAGACTTGCGCGCCCTGGGGGAGCCGCACGAATTTTACGATGTCTCGCCGGTGCTCGATACGGTCATGGCGGCGGTACGCGCGCACCGTTCGCAGACGGCGGCCTCGCTGCTGCGCACCGAGCGGCAGATGGCCGAGGACCCTGCGTTCCGCGAAAAAACCGAGCGTGAACGGCGCCGGCGCGGTTTGTGGATCTACACGCTCGACTGA
- a CDS encoding YojF family protein, with translation MRPIDREAVQAALSVRANRPLYLHLETNAGAYAGLRETKTVPVGAYIRNALVCFERAAIAGKGPFRVGLKLELGWVYAEGLTDWELDAHDRLLLAGHDADGCLGVALQLSEVPFRI, from the coding sequence GTGAGACCCATCGACCGTGAAGCCGTTCAGGCTGCCCTGAGTGTTCGGGCGAACAGGCCGCTTTATCTTCACCTGGAAACCAACGCGGGCGCATACGCAGGACTGCGGGAAACCAAAACCGTGCCGGTCGGTGCCTACATCCGCAACGCCCTGGTCTGCTTCGAGCGTGCCGCCATTGCCGGCAAAGGGCCTTTCCGCGTCGGGCTCAAGCTGGAACTCGGCTGGGTGTACGCCGAGGGATTGACCGATTGGGAGCTCGATGCACATGACCGGCTGCTGCTCGCCGGCCACGACGCCGACGGCTGCCTCGGCGTAGCCCTGCAACTCAGCGAGGTACCTTTCCGGATATGA
- a CDS encoding AAA family ATPase, with the protein MTNDARLTPLSPQAVTDASARLRTLLFEVKKVIVGQDLMLERLLVALLSRGHVLVEGVPGLAKTLAIKSTADAIGASFRRIQFTPDLVPADLIGTRIYNQKNGNFEVELGPVFAHLILADEINRAPAKIQSALLEAMQERQATIGLESYALPEPFLVLATQNPIESEGTYFLPEAQVDRFMFKVVVGYPGFHEEMTVVERVSQKFERIQVQLSLDELRELQAMADVVYVHPSVIEYAVKLARATRDPGEVGLGELKRAITYGASPRASVNLILGAKALAIVRGREYALPEDVRDLAPEVLRHRIMLSYEGLAEEVQLEDLIGRIIGAVPLPRMHLGDPHGSAGYSPTRHETA; encoded by the coding sequence ATGACCAATGATGCCCGCTTGACCCCGCTTTCGCCGCAAGCCGTCACCGACGCTTCCGCTCGCCTGCGCACCCTGCTGTTTGAAGTCAAGAAGGTCATCGTGGGCCAGGACCTGATGCTCGAACGTCTGCTGGTCGCACTCCTCTCGCGCGGGCACGTGCTGGTGGAAGGTGTGCCCGGTCTCGCCAAGACGCTGGCGATCAAGTCCACAGCCGACGCCATCGGCGCCAGCTTTCGCCGCATCCAGTTCACTCCCGACCTCGTTCCAGCCGACCTGATCGGAACGCGCATCTACAACCAGAAGAACGGCAACTTCGAGGTGGAACTCGGTCCGGTGTTCGCTCACCTGATTCTGGCCGACGAAATCAACCGCGCGCCGGCCAAGATCCAGTCGGCCCTGCTCGAGGCCATGCAGGAGCGCCAGGCGACCATCGGCCTGGAGAGCTATGCGCTGCCTGAGCCTTTTCTGGTGCTGGCCACCCAGAATCCCATCGAGTCCGAGGGAACCTATTTTCTGCCCGAGGCTCAGGTGGACCGTTTCATGTTCAAGGTCGTGGTGGGCTATCCCGGTTTTCACGAGGAGATGACCGTCGTGGAACGGGTCTCGCAGAAATTCGAACGTATTCAGGTGCAGCTCTCGCTCGACGAGCTGCGCGAACTGCAGGCGATGGCCGATGTGGTGTACGTGCATCCTTCGGTGATCGAATACGCGGTGAAGCTCGCGCGGGCCACCCGTGATCCCGGGGAGGTGGGGCTTGGCGAGCTGAAGCGCGCCATCACCTACGGTGCGAGCCCGCGCGCCAGCGTCAACCTGATTCTCGGCGCCAAAGCGCTGGCAATTGTGCGCGGGCGCGAATACGCCCTGCCCGAAGATGTGCGCGACCTCGCTCCGGAGGTGCTGCGTCACCGCATCATGCTGTCATACGAGGGACTCGCCGAGGAGGTGCAGCTCGAAGACCTGATCGGGCGCATCATTGGCGCTGTTCCGCTTCCCCGCATGCATCTCGGCGATCCGCACGGGAGCGCAGGTTACTCGCCGACGCGCCATGAGACTGCTTAG
- a CDS encoding DUF58 domain-containing protein gives MRLLSRRVRPAAPRSTAPAPAPAPAPIDLPAHLLRRLEFKVLRRLDGFLFGDYRGLFYGPSLDLAEVREYQPGDEVRRIDWNVTARSGRLHVRQYREERELTAWLVVDLSSSMNFGTRRVLKRDLAREFAGLASLVVTRHGDKIGAMTFGSASDASAMLAPRSGRAQALAVLNLLSGQGVSGRALPSARGGTDSKRSELDAALSAVERTLRRRSLVFVVSDFLELPPQGGEGWTGALGRLAQRHDVVAVRISDPAERELPSVGGLRLRDPESGAEQWIDTSDPRVRAAHARLVGERDRALKAALRAAQVDLLELDTQRDTVQPLLRFAASRRGRRT, from the coding sequence ATGAGACTGCTTAGCCGCCGCGTCCGCCCGGCTGCCCCGCGCTCCACCGCGCCCGCTCCGGCGCCCGCGCCAGCACCCATAGACCTTCCCGCCCACCTGCTCAGACGGCTGGAGTTCAAGGTACTGCGCCGCCTTGACGGCTTTTTGTTCGGTGATTACCGCGGGCTCTTTTACGGCCCGAGCCTCGACCTGGCAGAAGTGCGCGAGTACCAGCCCGGCGACGAGGTGCGCCGGATCGACTGGAACGTCACCGCGCGCAGCGGCAGGCTGCACGTCCGGCAGTACCGTGAGGAACGCGAACTCACCGCCTGGCTGGTGGTGGATCTGTCGAGTTCGATGAACTTCGGTACCCGCCGGGTCCTCAAACGCGACCTCGCACGTGAGTTCGCCGGCCTCGCGTCGCTGGTGGTCACCCGGCACGGAGACAAGATCGGCGCGATGACCTTCGGTTCGGCTTCCGATGCGTCCGCCATGCTCGCTCCCCGCAGCGGGCGCGCCCAGGCGCTGGCGGTGCTGAACTTGCTTTCCGGTCAGGGCGTGTCCGGGCGGGCGTTGCCATCCGCCCGGGGTGGAACCGACAGCAAACGCAGCGAGCTCGACGCTGCATTGAGCGCTGTGGAACGTACGCTGCGCCGCCGATCGCTGGTGTTCGTGGTGTCGGATTTCCTCGAACTGCCACCCCAGGGCGGTGAAGGCTGGACGGGCGCGCTGGGCCGACTGGCCCAGCGGCATGACGTGGTGGCAGTGCGCATATCCGACCCGGCCGAGCGGGAGCTGCCCAGCGTCGGCGGACTGCGGCTGCGTGATCCGGAAAGTGGCGCCGAGCAATGGATCGACACCTCCGATCCACGGGTGCGCGCCGCACACGCGCGGCTGGTCGGTGAACGCGACCGGGCACTCAAGGCGGCCCTGCGCGCAGCGCAGGTGGATCTGCTGGAACTCGACACGCAGCGCGACACCGTACAGCCACTGCTGCGTTTTGCGGCTTCGCGCCGGGGAAGGCGAACATGA
- a CDS encoding VWA domain-containing protein: MSFGLPFFLWLLVLLPVTLWVLWWSARRRAERARAYADPHLQSAVLTSGSARHWRWPLALQLAALAVLLFGAAQPIARPTLPVNKAAVMIALDASRSMLADDVKPSRLEAARKVAREFVRAAPASTRIGFLTFSDSASVLVSPTTDRQVLLDALERVQPAQATSFTGALVSGVRALPGRADAVVPQELQTGPGAPNERNPNPPPVDLDSLAPGAILMLSDGISNRGPSPLVAARFASDHKVKLYAVALGRPGGAVSEIEGQLVFVPFDTRELERLTQLTQGRFLFPATTEQLRELYRDLGTVMRWEPSELDLAGPLAGTAALLMLLGGALALRWQRRVP; this comes from the coding sequence ATGAGCTTCGGTTTGCCCTTTTTCTTATGGCTGCTCGTGCTGCTGCCCGTGACACTCTGGGTATTGTGGTGGTCTGCACGCCGCAGGGCTGAGCGGGCGCGCGCCTACGCCGATCCGCACTTGCAAAGCGCGGTGCTGACCAGCGGCAGCGCACGTCACTGGCGTTGGCCGCTCGCGCTGCAGCTGGCCGCGCTGGCGGTCTTGCTGTTTGGTGCCGCGCAGCCAATCGCCCGCCCCACCCTGCCCGTCAACAAGGCGGCCGTCATGATCGCCCTTGACGCGTCCCGGTCCATGCTGGCCGACGACGTGAAGCCCTCCCGGCTGGAGGCCGCACGCAAGGTGGCGCGCGAGTTCGTCCGCGCCGCACCTGCCTCTACCCGCATCGGTTTCCTGACCTTCTCGGACAGCGCTTCCGTGCTGGTGTCGCCCACGACTGACCGTCAGGTCCTGCTCGACGCTCTGGAGCGGGTTCAGCCTGCACAGGCCACGTCGTTCACCGGCGCGCTGGTGAGCGGAGTTCGCGCTCTTCCCGGGCGGGCGGACGCGGTCGTGCCCCAGGAACTACAAACTGGCCCTGGAGCGCCGAACGAGCGCAACCCGAACCCGCCGCCCGTCGATCTCGACTCACTGGCTCCCGGAGCGATCTTGATGCTGTCCGACGGGATTTCCAACCGGGGACCGAGCCCGCTTGTGGCAGCGCGGTTCGCGTCCGACCACAAGGTCAAGCTGTACGCGGTGGCCCTCGGGCGACCGGGTGGGGCCGTGAGTGAAATCGAGGGGCAGCTGGTCTTCGTACCCTTTGATACCCGCGAACTCGAGCGGTTGACCCAGCTGACCCAGGGCCGCTTTCTCTTTCCGGCGACCACGGAGCAGTTGCGCGAACTCTACCGCGATCTCGGTACGGTCATGCGCTGGGAACCCAGCGAGCTTGATCTGGCTGGGCCACTGGCCGGAACGGCGGCGCTGCTGATGCTGCTGGGTGGCGCGCTGGCGCTGCGCTGGCAGCGGAGGGTGCCATGA
- a CDS encoding VWA domain-containing protein yields the protein MSFLWPWALLALLLLPVLVTLYLRGLSRGAKTVALHPDFHLLAQAGGHKRPVRRHLPALLYLGALATALLAVARPVAPLPMPDNRTTIMLSMDVSLSMDANDIEPTRFAAAQEAARNFVRSLPRGTRVGLASFAGYSVLNAPPSSDHERVLQAIDRLELGRGTAIGAGLLEALRALPNRTEGAPADRPPAAIVLLSDGRNNREPDPLETAMLARDLEVSVYTVGLGTQEGTLSFGRGEYGRFQAGFDAETLQAIARMTGGRYYEARSAGELSGIYRSLGQSLGWTVEPREVSGVVTALAALLLIASLLASERFNRRIL from the coding sequence ATGAGTTTCCTTTGGCCGTGGGCCCTGCTGGCGCTGCTGCTGCTGCCCGTACTGGTGACGCTGTACCTGCGTGGACTGTCGCGGGGTGCCAAGACTGTCGCGCTGCATCCCGATTTTCACCTGCTCGCTCAGGCCGGCGGTCACAAGCGGCCGGTGAGGCGGCACTTGCCGGCCCTGCTGTACCTGGGGGCGCTGGCGACGGCACTGCTGGCAGTCGCCCGACCGGTGGCTCCCCTGCCAATGCCCGACAATCGGACCACCATCATGCTGTCGATGGACGTGTCGCTCTCGATGGACGCCAACGACATTGAACCAACACGGTTCGCGGCCGCGCAGGAGGCCGCGCGGAACTTCGTGCGTTCGCTGCCACGGGGAACGCGCGTGGGGCTGGCGTCGTTTGCCGGTTATTCAGTGTTGAATGCCCCGCCGTCGAGCGACCATGAACGGGTGCTGCAGGCCATTGACCGCCTGGAACTGGGCCGGGGCACGGCCATCGGAGCTGGTTTGCTCGAAGCGCTGCGCGCCCTGCCCAACCGCACCGAGGGCGCACCGGCGGACCGCCCGCCCGCGGCAATCGTGCTGCTGTCCGACGGACGCAACAACCGTGAACCCGATCCACTGGAAACCGCGATGCTCGCACGTGACCTGGAGGTATCGGTGTACACGGTCGGCCTGGGCACACAGGAAGGAACCTTGTCGTTTGGCCGCGGCGAATACGGCCGCTTTCAAGCCGGGTTCGATGCGGAAACCCTGCAGGCAATTGCCCGAATGACCGGCGGGCGCTATTACGAGGCGCGCTCAGCCGGTGAACTGAGTGGCATTTACCGCTCCTTGGGCCAGTCGCTCGGCTGGACGGTTGAGCCGCGGGAAGTTTCCGGTGTGGTCACAGCGTTGGCCGCCCTGCTGCTGATTGCCAGTTTGCTGGCCTCGGAACGCTTCAACCGCCGCATCCTGTGA
- a CDS encoding Crp/Fnr family transcriptional regulator, translating to MTLHVSVPPLGTADHQGRPLRRGDTLYYTGDPSTSLYRLEQGLLRAVRLTPQGRNLTVRHILPGDVFGEEALHGLTRSHQVIALTEAVISPIHTQRLNGDDLWNVTRSLSEQLQRVMNDGVHIQDGELRERIARYLLNLSSSSLGGRHTDGRRFVRATHELIAEGTGATRESVSKLIGEMRDDGLLAPAYRCITLQNELALRELAGV from the coding sequence ATGACCCTGCACGTTTCAGTTCCGCCCCTCGGCACCGCCGATCACCAAGGCCGCCCCCTTCGCCGTGGGGACACGCTTTACTACACCGGTGACCCCAGCACCAGCCTCTACCGGCTCGAACAGGGATTGCTGCGTGCCGTGCGGCTCACACCCCAGGGACGCAACCTTACCGTCCGGCACATCTTGCCCGGCGACGTGTTCGGTGAAGAAGCGCTGCATGGGCTTACCCGCAGCCACCAGGTGATCGCGTTGACCGAGGCTGTCATCTCGCCAATTCATACCCAGCGTCTGAACGGTGACGATCTGTGGAACGTAACGCGCTCGCTCAGCGAGCAGCTGCAGCGCGTCATGAACGATGGCGTACACATTCAGGACGGCGAGCTTCGTGAGCGTATCGCGCGTTACCTGCTCAACCTGTCGTCGTCATCGCTGGGCGGGCGGCACACGGACGGGCGGCGCTTTGTGCGCGCGACCCACGAACTGATCGCGGAAGGAACGGGCGCAACGCGAGAAAGTGTCAGCAAGCTCATCGGCGAAATGCGTGACGACGGTCTTCTGGCCCCCGCGTACCGCTGCATCACGCTTCAGAACGAGCTGGCGCTGCGCGAGCTTGCCGGCGTCTGA